Within the Thermanaeromonas toyohensis ToBE genome, the region CAGAAGGAAATAGAAAAAATAACACGGCTTTTATACAGGCCTGTGGAAGTGTGAAATTAAAAACTATGAGTAAAGGAAGGAGGTACTTCCACCAATGCTGTACACTTCTTGGACTGCCCGGAGAATAGCCTATATAGCTATGTTCGTAGCCCTCTCGGCGGTAGGCGCCTACCTAAAGGTGCCCAGCTTTATCGGGACTCCGGCTCTAGATTCCTTCCCTGGCTTTCTCGGTGCCCTAGTACTCGGTCCCCGTGATGGAGCCCTCATAGCCTTTTTAGGGCATCTCTTCACCGCGCTGACGGCCGGATTCCCCCTAACACTACCTCTCCACCTGTTCATTGCGGCTGGCATGGCTGTCATCACAGCCCTTTTTGCTTTCCTCGCTTCCTATTCCGTTCCTGTCGGTGCGGTAACGGCCATATTCTTGAACAGTGTCCTTTTGCCCGCCTTGTTCATCCCCCTACCGGGATTCGGGAAGGGCTTTTTTATTGCCGTTCTAGTTCCCCTTTTAGTAGCTTCTACCCTCAACATCCTCGTAGCTATATTCGTTTTTGCTGGCCTACGGCCCGTATTCCCCAACAGTTGGGTGCTGGCGCGGCGCCGAAGGGTGAAGGGGCATGAGGAAGTATCGGGATCTCACACTGATAGAGCTTAACGATGGCAGACTCCTAGTGATAGCCTGCGATTCCTGCGGGGCAATAGGTCCTAAAGAAGGGGATGTGGTAAAAGTACCCGGCTACGTAGTGGGCCGCTTCACTAGCCGCGTAGCCCTGATGGAAGTCCTAGCTGCTGGGGCATGGCCGATCTGCGTTGTGAACACCTTGTGTGTGGAACCCTTCCCCACGGGAGCTGACATACAGCGCGGGATAGCCGATGAGCTGCGATTTTTAGGGGTGGATCCAGAGGCTTTACTTACTGGTAGCACAGAGAAGAATATGCCCACTTCCCAGTCAGGAGTGGGAGTAACTGTCATCGGGATAGCTTCTAAAGAACAATTACGAGTGGGTCGCCTGAGTGCGGGAGATTCCCTTGGCCTCTTTGGGCTGCCCAAAGTAGGAGCCGAGGTTTCCCTTAACGACCCGGAAATAGCGGATCTACCAACAGTAATGCTTTTACTTTCCAGTAGCCAAGTAAGGGAAATAGTACCGGTCGGCTCGCGGGGCATAAAAGCCGAAGCTGAAACATTGGCTCGGCTCAACGACCTAGAGCTTGTGTGGTACGAAATCCCAGATGAAGTGGATCTATACAAATCGGCCGGTCCCGCCACCTGCCTATTGGTGGCCGGGGAGGAGGCTAGCCTAAAACTCTTGGGAGAGAAGGCTAAAAAGCCCTTCCTTCTGCTAGGTAATTTGATTCCCCATTCTAAAGGCTAGCCTCTCACCAACACCACTGAAGGATGGGAGAAGGAAGCCCCGGGATCTGACCGGGTAAGATTAAAAGGGAAGAATTGCGGGGGAGGAGTAATGGAAGGGGAGAGATTCTGAGAGCAAGGGAGTATAGTTTTTCGCAGCCGCTATGACAAAGAAAAAGTAAAGTGTCAACTTTTTTGATAAACGGGGATGGAGCCAAATGGATAAAACAAGGCAAGGAATACTTCCTCAAGGCTCACATCTATTTAGACCACTTGAAGCTAATTTGAACAAAAATTTTTTGTAACCTTAGCAGGAATTTCAAACGATATGTCGAACTATTACAATGAAGCAACGTAGTTGGATATTATGCAACAACATCTTTGGGTGGAGTGAAGTGGGAGAGGGTATCCAATCTGTTCAACGGGCCGTATATATCCTTGAGCGTCTGGCTTCCTCGAAGAACGGGGCAACTGCCTCTGAAATCGCTAAAGAGTTAGGAGTTAACCGTAGTACTGTATTTAGGTTGATGGAAACGTTAATCGAAGCGGGTTACGTTAGACAGGCAACTTTGACTAAGCGTTATCACCTTACTATGAAGTTGTTTTCTTTAGGGAGTAAGCTTTTAGATGAAATGGACATCCGTTCCTGTGCTAGGCCTGTGTTGGAGAGTTTACAAAAAGAAACCGGTCATACGGTCCATCTAGGTTTGCGGGATCTAAATGAAGTTGTGTATATAGACAAAATTACAGGTACTAATCCTATCCAAATGTATTCCATGATAGGCCGGAGAGCTCCCCTTTACTGTACAGGTATTGGGAAAGCTATTTTGGCATTTATGAAGGATCATGAAATAGATCAATTTCTAAGGAATACCAAGCTGATTAGATTTACCCCTAACACTATCGTGGATCCCATAAAGTTGTGGCAAGAAATAAAGGAAATACGGGTAAGAGGATATGCCCTGGATATGGAAGAGCATGAAATGGGAATACGGTGTGTAGCCGCTCCTATTTTTGATTACACTCAGGAAGTTATAGGGAGTATAAGTCTTGCTGCGGTGGTTATAACCTTAGGAGACAAGAGTATAGAAGAATATGCGGACAAGGTCATACAGGCAGCCAAGACGGTAAGTGAATTGTTGGGGGCGCGGAAATAGCTATGATAATTTTAACCAAGATGAACAACATTGTTGCAATTTATGCAACAATGTTGAGGCCGTAATAGAAAGGGGATTATTAAAGTATGGAGGCGACAAAGGTTGAGAGTGTTATAGATACTATTTTACAGGAAAAATTGGTAGCCATTTTAAGAAAAATAGAAGGGGACAGGTTATTTAAAGTCATTGACAGTTTATTGGAAGCCGGGATACGGGTGGCTGAGATTACACTAAATACCGAGGGCGCTATTAACTTACTTGGCGAACTGATAAAAAGATATGGCGAAGAGATGCTTCTCGGTGCGGGCACAGTAACTCGTATTCAGGAAGTAGAAGAAGCTGCTGCTAGTGGTGCAAAATTTATTGTAACCCCAGTAATGCTGCCTGAGATAATACAAGCATGCAAGAGGTTTCAACTGGGCGTAATTCTAGGAGCTTGTTCTCCTACTGAAATATACCAGGCTTATTCTTTGGGAGCGGATATAGTCAAGGTTTTTCCAGCAGGTAGCCTAGGCCCCTCTTATTTCCGCGAATTGCAGGGGCCTTTAGGAAATGTTCCGCTGGCCGCCGTTGGAGGTGTAACTCTTGAGAATGGGCGAGCGTTCCTCGAGGCCGGGGCCAAGGTGTTAGGCGTAGGTTCGTCCCTTACTCCGCGACAACTGGTAAATGCAGGTGACTGGATGCAGCTCAAGAACATAGCAAAACGGTTCAAGGAACTAGTAAGTTAGAAGGATGATACACATTGTTGCTGATGGCGATAGATGGTGGAACAACTAACACTAGGATCCGGGTACTTAAGGATGAAAAGATAATTGGTAAAGCCCATGTTCCTGTAGGAGTAAGGAATACAGCAATTGCAGGTTGCAATAAGGAGCTGGTGGAAGGTCTCAGAGAGGGTGTGCACATGGCCCTGGCGTCAGCAGGGCTTACGGAAAAGGATTTGCAACTAGTTGTGGCTTCCGGGATGCTTACCTCTAACGTAGGTATAATGGAAATACCGCATATCAGTACACCTGCTGGAGTGAAGGAGCTTGCTGCAAACAGTAGATTGGTAGAGATGCCGGAAGTAATAAACGTGCCTATACTTTTTATTCCGGGAGTAAAAAATAGTTGTCCGCTCAGACAAGACGTGGATGAATTAGAAGCAATGGATATAATGCGGGGTGAAGAAACGGAAACAATCGGTATCTTAGAATTGAAGAAAATTAGGGGACCTATTACCTTAATTTTACCAGGCTCACATACAAAAGTTGTAAGGGTTAATGAACATAACCAGATTACTTGCTGCTTGACTACTATGGGAGGAGAGATCTTTGGGACGTTAGCTACTAATACAATCCTGGCTGATTCAGTACCTTCTACCCTTGTTTCTGAACTGGACAGGGAGATGCTTCTTAACGGGGCAGCTATGTCCCGGAAGGTAGGTCTTACGCGCGGTTGCTTTTTTACCCGGATCATGAGCCAGTTTATACCCTTTGATGGTGATAAAAGGGCCAACTTCCTGCTAGGCGTAGTATTGGGCCAGGATATCATTGCTATGAAAAATAGTAAAGCCTGTCGGCTTTGCTGGGGTGAAAAAATCGTTATAGGGGGACCGTCACCGTTGCGTAGGGCTATTTACTATCTGTTGGAGGAAGAAATGGGTTCTAAAGCTGACCTTTCCGTACTAGATGATGAAACTGTAGAAATGTCAACTGCTATCGGGGCTCGTATAATAGGATTGGAACATCTCAATATATTTTGCTAAAGAGTCACCGTAGTATAAATAAATAAACATAAATATCCAAGGAGGTGAAAAAAGAAGTCTTAGAAAAACAAGATTTATTATGTTAATGAGAAACAAAAAAGGAGGGGAGAGTCAAGTTTACTGCGTAGAGAAGGGTTAAGAAAAACTTAGCATCGGCGGCTCAGAAGTTCAATACCAACTAATACCTAAAGGAGGTATAGGGTAAATGTGGCGCAAATGGCTTATTAGTGTGCTAATAATAGTCGTGGCCATTAGTTTAGCTGCCTGTTCGGCTCAACAATCCTCTCAAAAGGTAAACCAACAGCCGGCTACAGGGCAGCCAGCTACTACTGAAGCTGGGAAAGGCCAGGGCACAGTAGCAAAGGATGATAAAAATATAAAAGTAGGTATCGTAGTAAATGGCCAAGGGAACTTCTTTAACGCAGGGATATTTCAGGAGACCCAGCGGCTGGTAAAAGAAAAGGGCGGGACACCTGTTGCTCTTGATAGCCTGGGTCAGCGCGAGAAGATGCTAAGCGATATCGAGACTCTCATACAGCAGAATGTAGACGCGTTAATCGTTCTGTTAGGTGATCCCACCTTCCTGGAGCCTGCTCTTAAGAAGGCTAAAGAGAAAAACATCCCGTGGATTAGTGTGGCTGCTGGCTTCCATCCGCTTGTTGATCTTGAGATAGATTCCAACGACTGGGCTATGGGAGCCAAGGTTGCTGCTTACATGGCTGCGCGGCTAGGGGGGAAGGGTAAGATCGTAGAAATTTATGGGGATCTTATTTTGCCTACCAGAGCTAGGGCTGAGGCGCTTCGAGCAGTCCTTAAAGAATATCCTGAAATCCAGATTGTTGAGCGTCATGCCTATGCTTGGCCTGGCTTCCTTGAGGATTGTCGGAAGTGGATGGAAACGGTATTACAAAAATACCCGAAACCGGGAGACATTCAAGCCGTGTTTGCCGCCTTTGACGGTGCAGGCATAGGAGCCGCTCAAGCTATCGAGGCTGCTGGGCGTAAAGAGATATTCGTAGTTGGGATAGATGGAGATCCCTTAGCCTATGAAAACATGCGCAATAAGGGTGTATTTGCTGCAACTGCAGCTCATGACCTAAAGGGTATGGCCGAAAAGGCTGTTGAATGGGCATTTAGGATGGCTAAAGGTGAGAAACCGCCTGTTAAGATGATGTTTATTGATAGCCCACTTATTACCCAGGAGAATGTTCCACCAGCTACCAAGTAACAATGCTCTCTGACCGTAGGAATCAATTCTTACAAAGTAGGGTGCCACCTTACGGGTGGCACCCGCTAACCCTTACTCTGTGGGGGCGGTACTTTGGAAGGCAATAGCTATGTCCTTGAGATGAAGAATATTTCTATGCAGTTTCCCGGAGTCAAAGCCCTGGACAACGTAGATTTTTCCGTAGCGCGGGGTGAGATCCACGCCCTGGTGGGAGAGAACGGCGCTGGTAAGTCTACGTTAATAAAGATCTTGGGCGGGGTCTACCTGCCAACGAGCGGCGAGATCCTTGTCGAGGGCAAGAAAGTAACCTATAGTTCCCCGCAGGAAGCTGCTGCAGCAGGAATAAGTATAGTGCACCAAGAGCTAAATTTGGTGCCTTATATGTGTGTGGCGGAGAACCTGTTTATGGGGCGTTCCCTGCCCAAGAACAAGTGGGGTATGGTTAATTGGAGTGAACTCTACCGGAAGGCTGCAGAGTTGTTAACGGTGGTTGGCCTCCAGGATCTTGTACGTTACCCTGCGGGCCGCCTGAGTGTAGCTCAGCAACAGCTTCTCCAGATTGGGCGCGCGGTTTCTTTTGGAGCCAAAATAGTGGTATTTGACGAGCCTACGGCCTGTCTGAGCCGTAGCGAAGTAGAGAATCTCTTTAGAGTTATCAGGTCTTTAAAAGAGCGGGGAACATCTATCATTTACGTGTCTCACCGGCTAGAAGAAATATTTGAACTTGCCGATAGAGTAACTGTCCTGAGAGACGGTAAAAGAGTAGGCGTGCACGAAATAAATCAAGTCTCCCCACAACAGATCATAAGTCTAATGCTCGGAAAAGAATTGAGTAAGGAGAGACGACGACAAAGTTACGTTCAGGATGAGGTGGTACTTCGGGCAGAAGGGCTTTGCTCGGACACAGGTGTAAGAGATGTGAGTTTCGAACTGCGTAAAGGAGAAGTAGTAGGGCTAGCAGGAGTGGTAGGTTCGGGCCGAACGGAGGTTGCGCGACTGCTTTTTGGCGTAGACAAGCTGACGAGTGGTCGAATTTTTGTAGGAGAGGAACAGATTTTTCCCCCCAATATAAGGAAAGCAATTAGAGCCGGATTGGCCTTCGTACCGGAGGATAGGCGTAACCAGGGATTAGTCTTAAATATGACAGTAAAAGAGAATGCGAGCTTGGCTTTCTTAAAGAACTTCGCCCGCTATGGTTTTATAAGCCATGCAAAAGAAAAAGAAAGAGTGCAAGGCCTGATCCGAACCCTTTCCATAAGGCCGCCGGAAGCTAGCAGGATAGTGAAATATCTCAGTGGTGGCAATCAACAGAAGGTAGTGTTGGCTAAGTGGCTAGCTGGTGCGAAACCGAAAGTGGTAATCTTTGATGAACCTACTCAAGGCATAGACGTTGGAGCAAAAGCTGAAGTTCACCAGCTTATCGATAATCTAGCGCGCGAAGGTGCGGGGATCCTCCTCATATCCTCGGATATACAAGAACTCTTGAGTCTTTGTGACCGCATTTTAGTTATGGTAAGGGGTAAGATTGTCAAGTGTCTCAGTCGCGAGGAAGCGACTGCGAGTACGATTTTGGCGTACGCTATGAGAAAGGAGAATAGTGCGGAATATGCCTAGTGTTCTGCGGAAATACGGTACGCTTATAGGGTTTCTTGTACTATGTGTTATATTTTCCTTTCTCTCCCCTGTCTTCCTAACCGTTGATAACCTAGTGATGGTTTTGCTGCAAGGAAGTATGTTAACAATCATCGCTTTAGGTACCACAGTGGTAATGGCTGCTGGCGGCTTCGATATGTCTTTCGGTTCTGTATGTGGCCTGATTGGTGTTGCGTTGGCAGGGATGTTGGTGAAAGGTGTACCTATTCCATTAGCGATTTTAATAAGCCTGGCAATGGGGGCAGCCTTTGGTTGCGTAAATGGGATACTAGTAGCTGTATTTGGTATAGCAGATTTCATCGCAACTCTTTCGACTATGTCAATAGCTCGGGGACTTAACTATTACTATACAAGAGGGGAACCCATCTTCATGGGGATACCGCCAGAGTTTAAGATTATCGGGCAGGGCAAGATCGGAATAATCGGGTATCCGGTACTAATAATGCTAGCAGTCCTTGTGATATTGTATGTGTTTATGAATCACACTGTAACAGGTAGGCAGATTTACGCAGTCGGTGGAAATAAAACTGCTGCGCGATTGTCCGGTATCAATGTTAGATGGATTAGAATATTTTCATTCATAATAGGGGGTTTAGCAGCAGCTCTTACCGCCGTTATAGTCACATCAAGGTTAGGGTCTGGACAGCCCACCGCTGGTGAGGGGTTCCTACTGGACGGCTTGGCAGCAGTGTTTCTTGGGATGACTATGTTTAAGGAAGGGGAACCCCACATTTCGGGTACTTTTATAGGAGCTCTGATTATGGGTGTTTTAGTGAACGGGCTAAACTTACTTGGAGTGCAATACTTCTTTCAGGATATATTGAAAGGATTGATTATCCTCGCCGCTGTTGGTCTTACAGCAACCGGCAAACCCAAAGACTAGTTCTTCGAAAGTTTGTTGGAAGGTCTTTATAGTAGTAGCTCGGGTATCAGTTTCAGGAGGCAACACGCAATGGAAAAGCCGCTTTTGATGATTCCTGGACCCTGCGCTCTCGAACGGGAAGTTTGCGAGGCCATGAGCTGGCAGCCTGTACCCCATTATGGACGCGAATGGGTAGAAGAGTTCAACCGGGTTCGAGAGTCTTTAAAGCCGCTCTTTGGTACTACTGAGGGCAAAATATATATTACTGTAGGCTCAGGACATGCTGGGATTGAAGCAGGAATAAACGCTATCGCGGCTGAGGGTGATCGGCTCCTAGTAGTAAACAACGGTTTTTTTGGTGAAAGGATAGTGTGGATAGCTCGCAATTACGGTATAGAAGTTGTAGAACTTAGGAGCGAATGGGGTGAGCCAGTAGACCCGGAGGCGGTAAGGGATGCCCTCGATAGGGATCCAATGATAAAAGCATTGGCTGTAGTGCATGGGGAAACCTCTACGGGGGTGTTAAACCCAATAAAAGAAATAGGCAAAATCGCTTGCGAGCGGGAAGTACTCCTCTTTGTGGACGCTATTTGTTCAGTAGGGGGTACTGAATTCCTGATGGATGAGTGGGGGGTTGACCTGTGTGTAGCGGCCTCTCAGAAAGGTCTTTCAGCGCCGGCGGGGCTGGTAATATTAGCTGTCCGGCAGAAGGTGTGGGATAACCTGAAGAAGCGTAAAAAGCGGCCTGTCGGTTGGTACTTGAACGTGGAAGTGTGGCGGCATTTTGAAGAAAGCCAAGGAGATTTTCAACCTTACGGGATTACAATGGCGGTAAACAACGTAAGGGCTTTACAGGTTAGCCTAGACCAGATGTATCGTGAAGGCCTGGAAAATCGCTTTCGTAGGCATCACGAGATTTCTCGGTATATAAGAGATGGGCTTGCTTCTCTTGGTTTGGAATTGTTTGCGCGTGGAGAGCCACTCCCCCTGGTTACGGTGAGCAAGTGCCCGCAAGGGATCGAAGCGGAGAAACTGGTGACGCTCCTTAGGAAGAGGTATGATATCTATATTACAGGCGGGCTGGGACCTTATAAAGAAAAAACCTTTCGCGTAGGACATATGGGGCCCTTAGCGGTGCCAGAGGTTGCAGACTACTTCCTGGCAGCGTTGAAGGATTGCCTGCAGCAGCTATAGGTGAGGTGGCAGTGTGTATGATCTTTGTACTGGGTATATGCGGTAGCCCGCGCAAAGGTAACAGTTATTATCTATTGGAAAAGGCCTTGGAGTCGGCGCGGGAGGTAGCCCCGAAAGAGGTAAAGACGGAGCTTTACTCGGTAAGAGGGAAAAAGTTTGCGCCATGTATCTCCTGTTTCAAGTGCGGAGAGCTTCAGGGCGAATGCGTTATCAAGGATGATTTCCAGGAGCTGAGGGAGAAGTGGGTAGAAGCAGACGTTATCATTTACTCTGTACCTGTGTATCACATGGGGATCCCCGCGCAGCTTAAAGCATTTATTGATCGTCTAGGAAACAGTTTATTCGGACGTTATTCTAACCTGTTCCCAGGGGAGGCTAAATTACCGAGAAGTTTGAAGGTGATTGGAGCGATAGCCCAAGGAGCACACTTATACTCTGGCCAGGAGCATACCTTGACAGATCTTATAAATCACGCCCTAGTTATGGGTTGCGTTCCCGTAACCGGTGATATGTGGGAGACATACATTGGCGCCGGAGCATGGACGTATAACGATGTGGGCAGGAATGTGCTGGCGGATAAAAGTGAAGAAAGTAGTTTGGATATGCGGGTTGCCTTAAGGGGGACGGCTTCGCTTGCCCGGCGGGCAGTAGAGCTGGCTATCATTCTTAAATCGGGAGGAAAGGTAGAAGCTAAGCGGCTAGAAGTTGACCCAGTTTATATTCCATTTCTGGCTCGGGTAAGAGGAGAAGTCACTAGTCAATAAAGTAAAAAATGGGGTGGAAGGTTGGGAAGAGGGCATAAGTGAAAAATTTAGGAGCACTGGAAATTTGACGGCGAATTCGTAATCGGGTGGTTTGCTTTCCCCCGGGGCTTAAAATGGCTAAATGACGGGATAAAGGGCAAGTTCAAGCCATATTGTTGCATTTAAGAAAAAGGGTTCAGTTACTAGACTGGGGTGGCACTGCCACTTATTATCGTACCAAGGAGGTTAACCTTATGGGTAAGATAACAGTTGTTGCGGAGAACTGTACCGGTTGCAAGGCATGTATGATGGTGTGCACCCTTGTTCATGAGAAGGCTCCAAGCTATAAGAGGTCACGGGTAAAAGTGAAAAAGAACGATGAGTATGAAGAGTTTCTTCCCCTAATTTGCCGCCATTGTGAGGAAGCTCCTTGTGTGGACGTGTGTCCTGTCGGGGCCCTATGGAGAGATACAAGAGGAGCGATTGTGCTTAACAGTAGCGAATGCACGGGTTGCCGTCAATGTGTGGATGTGTGTCCCTATGGAGCACTATTTATCGATGAGGAATTGGGTACCGCATATAAGTGCGATCTTTGTAATGGGGAACCAGCGTGTATAAAAGTGTGTCAAGTAGCAGGGGCACTCAGATACGAGATTGAGGGAGGTTTGGATGGAAATGAGTAGAAGGGGAGTTATACTTCATGTTGACCTAACCGAAGGAAGGATATGGCGGGAAGAGATACCGAGGGAATGGGAGGCTGCCTACCTGGGTTCTCGCGGCATAAATGCCCGGCTGTTGTGGGACCTGCTAAAAGCGGGTGTGGAGCCCCTAAGTAAGGATAATGTACTTATTTTTGGAGCAGGCAAGTTAAGCGGTACGGGAGCTCCATCAAGCGGGCGAACCACAATAACGTGTAAGAGCCCGGCTACCAACCTGTACATGAAGGTAAATGTTGGAGGCCACTGGGGAACGGAACTAAGGTATGCGGGTTACGACCATTTAGTGATACATGGAGCGGCCGATAAGCCTGTTTATCTTTATATAAATGATACTACTGTAGAAATCCGGGATGCAGGACACTTGTGGGGTAAAGATGTACGTGAAACTACTAGAGCTATAAGGCACGAAATAGGAGATGAGGAAGTTGAAGTTGCCTGTATTGGCCAAGCCGGTGAAAATCTGGTCAAGATGGCAGGGATCATGTGCTCCGTTTATAACGCTGGCGCTAGGGGCGGCGTGGGAGCTGTAATGGGATCTAAGAAACTCAAAGCAGTAGCGGTTAAGGGGAGCGGAGCCATTTACCTAGCAGACCCCGAAAGGTATTGGCAGGTGGCGCGCGAATGTGTAGACGGGCTTTTGGCGGAATCGGGTATAGGAGGTCTGCACGCCTACGGTACCTCTGGCTCTATTCTGCCGCTTAACGAATTAAAGTGCTTCGCTGTATACAACTTTCGCGGTGGAGCACATCCGGAAATGGAAAAGATTAGCGGGTTAGCTCTGGTGGAACAGGGTTACCTGAAACGCAAGGTAGGTTGTAACAGCTGTATTATTGGCTGTCACCGGTTTACGGTAATAGAGAAAGGAGAATATGCTGGGACTTATTCGGGAGGTCCGGAACTGGAAACATTAGGTTCATTAGGCTGCGGTTGCGGCGTATTTGACCTTGAAGCCATCTTGAAGGCTAACGAATTATGTAATATCTACGGTTTAGATACCATATCGGTCGGTAATGTAATTGCATGGGCAATGGAATGTTTCGAACGCGGAGTACTAACCAAAGAAGATACAGGCGGTCTTGACCTTTCCTGGGGGAACGGAGAAGCCGTAATTGAGCTGGTTAATCAAATCGCCTTCCGTCGTGGTCTCGGGAATTTATTGGCTGAGGGTGTTCGGCGGGCGGCTGAACAAGTTGGAAAGGACTCTTGGAAATGGGCCATAGAAGTTAAGGGGTTAGAACAATCCCGGGTGGATACGCGGGCAGCAATGGCGTATGCTCTGGCCTTTGCGGTTAATCCCAGGGGAGCAGATCACTTGCATACAGAAACCTTTGCGGAATTCGGTTTAAGCCCGGAAGCGCGGAAGGTAATTGCAGACATTACGGGCAACGAAAAATACGCTAACCCTTATCTGGTGGAAAAGAGAGCAGAAATTGTCCGTTGGCACGAAGATTGCTATGCAGTAACTGATTGCCTGGGCTTCTGTGCCTTTACGACAACAGCACTCTTCGGTGTTACTCCAGATAGAATGGCTAGGCTATTTAGTGCGGCTACTGGAATAGAAATTACGGAAGAAGAAATTATGAAGGCAGGGCGGAGGATCATTAACCTTGAAAAAGCTTTCAACGTTCGTGAAGGGGCTACACGTGCAGACGACCGCGCCCCCTGGCGTATCTTAAATGAAAGATCCCCAGATCTGCCCGCAGAAGCAACGGTGCTTACGGAAGAAAAATTAAACCAAATGCTTGATAAGTATTACACTCTGCACAACTGGGACTTAAAAACAAGCTGGCCAAAGAAAGAAACCCTTTTAGAGCTTGGGTTAGAGGATGTGGCTGAGGAACTAGAAAAACTAGGTAAGATTCCCAGCTAGAGGAGGTACAGATGTCATGTATAAGATCACTACGAATGATGTGGAGCCGTTGCTGGAAGGTTTGGCTATATTGGGAACTGGAGGGGGTGGCAATCCCCAATGGGGTCGAGCTATTTTGGAAGCTGACTTGGCCCGAGGCCGGGAGCTGGTGCTGATAGATCCTGATGAGGTATCCGATGAAGCTCTGGTCGTTTGCGGAGGTATAATGGGTTCGGTCAAGACGCTCGAACAGTGGAGTATTAGAAGCCTGCTTGAGCGCTGGGAAAAT harbors:
- a CDS encoding pyridoxal-phosphate-dependent aminotransferase family protein → MEKPLLMIPGPCALEREVCEAMSWQPVPHYGREWVEEFNRVRESLKPLFGTTEGKIYITVGSGHAGIEAGINAIAAEGDRLLVVNNGFFGERIVWIARNYGIEVVELRSEWGEPVDPEAVRDALDRDPMIKALAVVHGETSTGVLNPIKEIGKIACEREVLLFVDAICSVGGTEFLMDEWGVDLCVAASQKGLSAPAGLVILAVRQKVWDNLKKRKKRPVGWYLNVEVWRHFEESQGDFQPYGITMAVNNVRALQVSLDQMYREGLENRFRRHHEISRYIRDGLASLGLELFARGEPLPLVTVSKCPQGIEAEKLVTLLRKRYDIYITGGLGPYKEKTFRVGHMGPLAVPEVADYFLAALKDCLQQL
- a CDS encoding flavodoxin family protein; protein product: MIFVLGICGSPRKGNSYYLLEKALESAREVAPKEVKTELYSVRGKKFAPCISCFKCGELQGECVIKDDFQELREKWVEADVIIYSVPVYHMGIPAQLKAFIDRLGNSLFGRYSNLFPGEAKLPRSLKVIGAIAQGAHLYSGQEHTLTDLINHALVMGCVPVTGDMWETYIGAGAWTYNDVGRNVLADKSEESSLDMRVALRGTASLARRAVELAIILKSGGKVEAKRLEVDPVYIPFLARVRGEVTSQ
- a CDS encoding 4Fe-4S dicluster domain-containing protein produces the protein MGKITVVAENCTGCKACMMVCTLVHEKAPSYKRSRVKVKKNDEYEEFLPLICRHCEEAPCVDVCPVGALWRDTRGAIVLNSSECTGCRQCVDVCPYGALFIDEELGTAYKCDLCNGEPACIKVCQVAGALRYEIEGGLDGNE
- a CDS encoding aldehyde ferredoxin oxidoreductase family protein, coding for MSRRGVILHVDLTEGRIWREEIPREWEAAYLGSRGINARLLWDLLKAGVEPLSKDNVLIFGAGKLSGTGAPSSGRTTITCKSPATNLYMKVNVGGHWGTELRYAGYDHLVIHGAADKPVYLYINDTTVEIRDAGHLWGKDVRETTRAIRHEIGDEEVEVACIGQAGENLVKMAGIMCSVYNAGARGGVGAVMGSKKLKAVAVKGSGAIYLADPERYWQVARECVDGLLAESGIGGLHAYGTSGSILPLNELKCFAVYNFRGGAHPEMEKISGLALVEQGYLKRKVGCNSCIIGCHRFTVIEKGEYAGTYSGGPELETLGSLGCGCGVFDLEAILKANELCNIYGLDTISVGNVIAWAMECFERGVLTKEDTGGLDLSWGNGEAVIELVNQIAFRRGLGNLLAEGVRRAAEQVGKDSWKWAIEVKGLEQSRVDTRAAMAYALAFAVNPRGADHLHTETFAEFGLSPEARKVIADITGNEKYANPYLVEKRAEIVRWHEDCYAVTDCLGFCAFTTTALFGVTPDRMARLFSAATGIEITEEEIMKAGRRIINLEKAFNVREGATRADDRAPWRILNERSPDLPAEATVLTEEKLNQMLDKYYTLHNWDLKTSWPKKETLLELGLEDVAEELEKLGKIPS